The following proteins come from a genomic window of unidentified bacterial endosymbiont:
- a CDS encoding 3-deoxy-manno-octulosonate cytidylyltransferase, whose product MMHSDVAIIISSRLDSVRLPQKPLRFIGEVSMIEHVLRQVHLTTLKNIYVATDSEAIAEKVTDCGGQFILTTQECQSGTDRVCEAFQLIPDNQHINYILNVQGDMPFVEPKSIIKVIESLKSSHYDIMTPVVKVGIDIVNSPSKVTVVTGHNDKALYFSRSLIPHGAEEFLCHVGIYGFRKEALTKFRNLPTSTLELIEKLEQLRALQNDMSIGVCYVDNIPISVDTAEDLNKAIEFYQSMSE is encoded by the coding sequence ATTATGCATTCTGATGTTGCTATTATCATTTCTTCAAGACTTGATTCGGTAAGGCTTCCCCAAAAACCTCTACGATTTATAGGGGAAGTTTCAATGATCGAGCACGTTCTCAGGCAGGTGCACTTAACCACCCTAAAAAATATTTATGTTGCAACTGACTCAGAAGCTATAGCTGAAAAAGTGACTGATTGTGGTGGACAATTCATTCTCACCACCCAAGAGTGCCAATCGGGTACTGACCGAGTATGTGAAGCATTTCAGCTCATTCCTGATAATCAGCATATTAATTATATTTTGAATGTACAAGGTGACATGCCTTTTGTAGAACCAAAATCAATTATAAAAGTTATTGAAAGCCTAAAATCGAGTCATTACGATATTATGACACCCGTGGTAAAAGTTGGAATAGATATCGTCAATAGCCCGAGCAAGGTCACAGTGGTTACTGGCCATAATGATAAAGCCTTGTATTTCTCTCGTAGTCTTATTCCTCATGGCGCTGAAGAATTTTTATGTCATGTAGGCATTTATGGATTTCGTAAAGAAGCATTAACTAAATTCAGGAACTTACCCACCTCAACCTTAGAATTAATCGAAAAACTTGAACAACTAAGAGCATTACAAAATGATATGTCCATAGGGGTATGTTATGTTGATAATATTCCTATTTCTGTTGATACAGCAGAGGATTTAAACAAAGCCATAGAGTTTTATCAATCTATGAGTGAATAA